A section of the Pseudorasbora parva isolate DD20220531a chromosome 2, ASM2467924v1, whole genome shotgun sequence genome encodes:
- the polr3h gene encoding DNA-directed RNA polymerase III subunit RPC8 isoform X2, protein MYCPMRLQVVYNVGLCICLYDITKLEDSYIFPGDGASHTKVHFRYVVFHPFLDAILVGKIKGCSAEGVHVSLGFFDDIIIPPESLQQPAKFDEAEQVWMWEYETDEGTHDLYMDQGEEIRFRVVDEVFIDTSPTGPSSEKEAPSAAGSTSTAPPAGPEDAAPLKEAPYTLVGSVSEPGLGLLSWWNN, encoded by the exons ATGTACTGCCCCATGCGTCTGCAGGTGGTGTATAACGTGGGTCTGTGCATCTGTCTGTATGACATCACTAAACTGGAGGACTCCTACATCTTTCCTGGAGACGGAGCGTCTCACACTAAAG TTCATTTTCGGTATGTGGTCTTCCACCCGTTCCTGGACGCCATTCTGGTGGGAAAGATTAAAGGCTGCAGTGCAGAGGGCGTTCACG TGAGCCTCGGATTCTTTGATGACATCATAATcccgcctgagtcgctacagcAACCGGCTAAATT TGATGAGGCGGAGCAGGTGTGGATGTGGGAGTACGAAACAGACGAGGGTACTCACGACCTCTACATGGACCAGGGTGAAGAGATCCGCTTCCGGGTCGTGGACGAGGTCTTCATCGACACGTCGCCCACGGGTCCCAGCTCTGAGAAGGAAGCCCCGAGTGCAGCCGGCTCCACCAGCACAGCGCCGCCTGCAGGCCCGGAGGACGCTGCGCCGCTGAAAGAGGCGCCATACACACTCGTA GGATCTGTGAGTGAACCAGGGCTGGGTCTTTTGTCCTGGTGGAACAATTAA